One region of Pseudoalteromonas sp. R3 genomic DNA includes:
- a CDS encoding cellulose binding domain-containing protein, with product MIFNNLPRFSTFTRSKSAAPAMAKFAACISLIASAPFAQAAQCSFNIPDNWNNGFKTEIVIENDSEQSINDWSLELTWNQGISLQNSWNGNFDCNDTGCTITSQGNTVHANQSFGLGFVANKNGLSEDVAITLSGDVCSNSGPTTPRMRSQKRAYGRWT from the coding sequence ATGATATTCAATAATTTACCACGATTCTCTACCTTTACTCGTAGCAAATCTGCAGCACCGGCCATGGCAAAGTTTGCCGCCTGTATTAGTTTAATCGCAAGCGCGCCGTTTGCTCAGGCAGCACAGTGTTCATTCAACATTCCGGATAACTGGAACAATGGCTTTAAAACCGAGATAGTCATAGAAAATGACTCAGAGCAGAGCATTAACGACTGGTCCCTCGAACTCACCTGGAATCAGGGCATCTCCCTGCAAAATAGCTGGAACGGCAATTTCGACTGTAACGACACGGGTTGTACCATCACCTCACAAGGCAATACAGTCCATGCAAATCAGTCATTTGGGCTGGGCTTTGTTGCCAATAAAAACGGCCTGAGCGAAGACGTTGCCATTACCCTCAGTGGTGATGTGTGTAGCAACTCTGGCCCGACTACGCCCCGGATGCGGTCACAGAAACGGGCTTATGGGCGCTGGACATAG
- a CDS encoding DUF1592 domain-containing protein translates to MAELNQFASQNNAAPALSGSIDADGRVTLAVDLNSVSTGVDIRNSRVMDLLFETELLPTAYFSTQIDPALLSTLEVGNPTVQSVTGEMSLHGVNHELSLDVLVVKLATGHVNVSTLTPLIVDSKTFDMDYGIEALRVVANLSGIGETVPVYFNLTFLSAEQDGFEPVDMAAKPAAPSELSASVLSTEAQAQLSWYDNSNNETNYLVRLKSLDGRWHTAATLASNASYYESGLPESGEFDYKVIALNNSVPSQPSNIARITVTQTDPIARGMELYKTNCAGCHGSEGGGLGSFPALNTERDVQAMIDVITATMPYGAPGACDEQCATDIAAYLQTLWPAPLTCDVGVAPVAYGARQLKILTQTEYQNTVEDLLGVDFEVSDGLSPDSQVGFFINNTHAAVQPSNYSNYLLVAEEIAQWVADNGYSPALSCAAINEDCANRLIDELAPQIFRRPLTQDEADSYRLIATGFFNNNDVAAGMQLALEGLLSSPQFIYRHELGEANPDNSELDYDAFELTSWEMATFLSYTFTGSTPDQLLWQAAERDELRDEAHIIAHANRLAEQAKPVLGDFVGSWLGTGSLEVASKDPDHYPGFANLVPAMKAEINETFSYIMTQPDEKFGSLYTANFTFVNQLLANHYNIPGISGDDMQKVETTQRGGILANGAFMSRWAEVDESHPILRSVRVRRRMLCQDQPDPPAGTFEAREQRLAELSDLLQDPTTTNRLKYHSLTEGQPCSSCHEKYINPMGFGMEDFDAVGNIRNQDNNGNVINASGTLYAPEKYAQVSDFVPFNGTKQLGAVIADLSSAQSCLPQQMFRYVMGVGHDSIDPTSEEDKRLSQTEQVGYMCEIDTLTNTMMQESPRAMLEKFGSLKSVRYRKAWSRSE, encoded by the coding sequence GTGGCAGAGCTGAACCAGTTTGCGTCTCAGAATAACGCTGCTCCTGCGCTATCGGGCAGTATTGATGCCGACGGGCGCGTCACGCTGGCGGTTGATTTAAATAGTGTGTCTACCGGTGTGGATATCAGAAACAGCCGGGTTATGGATTTGCTGTTTGAAACAGAATTACTGCCAACGGCGTACTTCAGCACCCAGATTGACCCTGCACTATTGAGCACGCTGGAAGTGGGCAACCCGACGGTTCAATCCGTTACCGGCGAGATGAGCCTGCATGGCGTTAACCATGAACTCAGCCTGGATGTGTTGGTCGTGAAGCTGGCAACGGGCCATGTTAATGTCAGTACGCTTACCCCTTTGATAGTCGACAGTAAAACCTTTGATATGGACTATGGTATTGAGGCACTGCGAGTGGTCGCTAACCTGAGTGGCATTGGCGAGACCGTACCGGTTTACTTTAACCTGACCTTTTTATCAGCCGAGCAAGATGGTTTTGAGCCGGTTGATATGGCGGCCAAACCCGCTGCGCCTTCCGAGCTCAGCGCCAGTGTGCTTTCTACCGAAGCGCAGGCGCAATTAAGCTGGTACGACAACAGCAATAACGAAACCAACTATCTGGTGCGTTTAAAGTCGCTTGATGGCCGCTGGCACACCGCCGCTACGCTTGCCTCTAACGCCAGTTATTATGAATCGGGTTTACCGGAGTCCGGCGAGTTTGATTACAAGGTGATTGCGCTGAACAACTCAGTGCCCTCCCAGCCCAGTAATATTGCCCGTATCACAGTCACGCAAACCGACCCCATTGCTCGTGGCATGGAGTTGTACAAAACCAACTGTGCCGGGTGTCATGGCTCTGAGGGCGGCGGTCTGGGCTCATTCCCTGCGCTTAATACAGAACGCGATGTACAGGCCATGATTGATGTGATCACCGCGACTATGCCTTATGGTGCGCCGGGTGCCTGTGATGAGCAATGTGCCACGGATATCGCGGCATATCTGCAAACCCTGTGGCCTGCGCCACTCACCTGTGATGTGGGTGTCGCGCCTGTGGCATACGGTGCAAGACAGCTGAAAATCCTGACCCAAACCGAATATCAAAACACAGTAGAAGACTTACTGGGAGTTGATTTTGAAGTGTCAGACGGCCTGTCGCCAGATTCTCAGGTGGGCTTTTTCATTAATAATACCCATGCCGCTGTGCAGCCTTCTAACTACAGCAACTACCTGCTGGTTGCCGAAGAAATCGCACAATGGGTGGCCGACAACGGCTACTCGCCCGCTTTAAGTTGTGCAGCCATTAACGAAGACTGTGCCAACCGTTTGATTGATGAGTTAGCGCCGCAGATATTCCGCCGTCCTCTAACGCAGGATGAAGCGGACAGTTATCGACTGATCGCAACCGGATTTTTCAACAATAACGACGTTGCAGCGGGCATGCAGTTAGCGCTGGAAGGCTTGCTGTCTTCGCCGCAATTTATTTATCGTCATGAATTGGGCGAAGCAAACCCGGATAACTCAGAGCTGGATTACGACGCCTTTGAGCTAACCTCGTGGGAAATGGCTACCTTCTTGTCTTATACCTTTACCGGATCAACGCCAGATCAGCTTCTGTGGCAAGCCGCTGAGCGTGATGAGCTGCGTGATGAAGCCCATATCATTGCCCATGCGAACCGCCTGGCAGAGCAAGCCAAACCGGTGCTGGGTGACTTTGTAGGTAGCTGGTTGGGCACAGGCAGTTTAGAGGTCGCCAGTAAAGATCCGGACCACTATCCGGGCTTTGCCAATCTGGTACCCGCCATGAAAGCGGAGATCAATGAGACCTTCTCCTACATCATGACTCAGCCGGACGAAAAATTTGGCTCGCTGTATACCGCCAACTTCACGTTCGTCAATCAGTTACTGGCCAACCACTACAACATTCCTGGCATATCGGGTGATGACATGCAAAAAGTTGAGACCACACAGCGTGGGGGTATCTTAGCCAATGGTGCGTTTATGTCGCGTTGGGCAGAAGTCGACGAGTCGCACCCTATCTTACGCTCGGTCAGAGTACGCCGCCGTATGCTGTGCCAGGATCAGCCCGATCCGCCAGCCGGTACCTTTGAAGCCAGAGAGCAAAGGCTTGCCGAGCTGTCTGACTTGTTGCAAGACCCGACGACCACTAACCGACTCAAGTACCACAGCTTGACCGAAGGCCAGCCCTGTTCAAGTTGCCATGAAAAGTACATCAACCCGATGGGCTTTGGCATGGAAGACTTTGATGCCGTGGGCAACATCCGCAATCAAGACAACAACGGGAATGTGATCAATGCTTCGGGCACCCTCTATGCCCCTGAGAAATACGCTCAGGTCAGTGACTTTGTGCCATTCAACGGCACTAAACAGTTAGGTGCGGTGATAGCCGACCTGTCTTCTGCTCAAAGCTGCTTACCACAGCAAATGTTCCGCTACGTAATGGGTGTGGGTCATGACTCAATCGACCCGACGAGTGAAGAAGACAAGCGCCTGTCTCAGACAGAGCAGGTCGGTTATATGTGTGAAATCGACACACTGACCAACACCATGATGCAGGAAAGCCCGAGAGCCATGCTGGAGAAATTTGGCTCGCTCAAGTCGGTGCGTTATCGCAAAGCCTGGTCCAGAAGCGAGTAA
- a CDS encoding cellulose binding domain-containing protein, whose translation MRQHRYNKQRRIFKVGLCLMALGHAMPGLAAQCEFKVKNEWQSGYTAEVTVYNDSDVALDGWTVGLEFNRGESINNAWRAQLGGSNPYQFENLSWNRKINPNSSKSFGFNVQKAAGQTAVAPAFSGICESNGQDDNNEVSVAITASDTYATAPATIQFSSELANSASDTVSYLWDFGNGHNSEEMNPQHTFEQPGDYQVSLTINDGTNDYQAAPISLSIEQAQPESAQCIFEVEQEWISGFRGKVTITNTESVAISGWKVLMEFADNTKLTGVWHGNHSGNNPYEIVNENYNGTINPGQSLNFGFNAQKAQENDTPTTPSLGGLCSTDGNINHAPTAVASASVTSGQRPLTVNFDGSGSSDPDDDTLTYSWDFGNGNTSSEPNPAYVFDQTGTFTVKLTVNDGVNTTVSQPISIQVAEPDVAPITGPFELNPQSSSLYFVSTKKQHVVEAHTFENLSGNISEQGAARLTLDLASVNTGNDTRDGRMKEHLFDTSLFPHAEVLLAVDYAALTALPIGSTDKQTVTATLNLKGVIAEVTADVAVRRLTHTKVMVQSLAPVVLDATDFGLEPGIETLRTLANLSVISYAVPVSFNLVFEAQQ comes from the coding sequence ATGAGACAACATAGATACAACAAGCAGCGCCGGATTTTTAAAGTCGGGCTCTGTTTAATGGCTTTAGGACACGCTATGCCAGGCCTGGCAGCGCAGTGCGAGTTCAAGGTAAAAAATGAGTGGCAAAGCGGTTATACCGCAGAAGTCACGGTATATAACGATTCCGACGTTGCCTTAGATGGCTGGACGGTCGGTCTTGAGTTTAATCGGGGTGAGTCAATCAACAATGCCTGGCGCGCCCAACTGGGCGGCAGCAACCCCTATCAGTTCGAGAACCTCAGCTGGAACCGAAAGATTAACCCAAACTCGTCAAAGTCTTTTGGTTTTAACGTGCAAAAAGCGGCCGGGCAAACCGCCGTTGCACCTGCCTTCTCTGGCATTTGCGAAAGCAACGGGCAGGATGACAATAACGAAGTCAGTGTTGCCATTACCGCATCTGACACCTATGCCACGGCACCTGCCACCATCCAGTTCAGCAGCGAGCTTGCCAATTCGGCCTCAGACACAGTGAGCTATCTGTGGGATTTTGGTAACGGCCACAACTCAGAGGAAATGAACCCACAGCATACCTTTGAGCAGCCGGGTGATTACCAGGTATCGTTAACCATCAACGACGGCACCAATGACTACCAGGCAGCACCAATTTCGCTATCGATTGAACAAGCTCAGCCAGAATCAGCACAATGTATCTTTGAAGTGGAACAGGAATGGATCTCAGGATTTCGCGGCAAGGTCACTATCACCAACACCGAAAGCGTGGCCATTTCAGGCTGGAAAGTGCTGATGGAATTTGCCGACAACACTAAACTGACCGGCGTCTGGCATGGCAATCACAGTGGCAATAACCCCTATGAGATTGTGAATGAGAACTACAACGGCACCATTAACCCGGGTCAGAGCTTAAACTTTGGCTTTAATGCCCAAAAGGCGCAGGAAAATGACACCCCTACTACGCCTTCGCTAGGCGGGTTATGCTCGACAGATGGCAATATTAACCATGCGCCAACGGCCGTTGCGTCTGCCTCTGTAACCTCGGGCCAGCGTCCTTTAACAGTCAACTTTGATGGCAGCGGCTCTTCCGATCCAGACGACGATACCCTGACCTACAGCTGGGATTTTGGCAATGGTAATACATCCAGCGAGCCAAACCCTGCTTATGTTTTCGATCAAACCGGCACGTTTACGGTTAAATTAACGGTCAATGACGGGGTCAATACCACGGTCAGCCAGCCCATCAGCATTCAGGTCGCAGAACCAGATGTAGCGCCCATCACCGGGCCGTTTGAGTTAAACCCACAAAGCTCCAGCCTGTATTTTGTCTCCACCAAAAAACAGCACGTGGTTGAAGCACACACCTTCGAAAACCTCAGTGGCAATATTTCTGAGCAAGGGGCAGCAAGGCTCACCCTGGATCTGGCCAGTGTTAATACGGGCAATGACACCCGGGACGGCAGAATGAAGGAGCACCTGTTTGATACCAGCTTGTTCCCGCACGCCGAAGTGCTGCTCGCGGTTGATTATGCAGCTCTGACAGCCTTACCCATTGGCAGCACTGACAAGCAGACAGTGACCGCCACGCTCAACCTCAAAGGCGTGATAGCCGAAGTGACAGCAGACGTGGCAGTTCGCCGCCTGACGCACACTAAGGTGATGGTGCAAAGCCTTGCCCCCGTAGTGCTGGACGCAACAGACTTTGGTTTAGAGCCAGGTATAGAAACACTGAGAACATTGGCGAATTTATCTGTGATCAGTTACGCGGTTCCCGTGAGCTTTAACTTAGTTTTTGAAGCTCAACAATAG